One window of the Rosa rugosa chromosome 3, drRosRugo1.1, whole genome shotgun sequence genome contains the following:
- the LOC133737267 gene encoding probable CoA ligase CCL6: protein MIGTVGAPLTTIEARLESVPELGYDALSSVPCGEIFLGGKTLFSGYHKRQDLTEEVLIDGWFRTGDIGGWQPNGAMKVTDRKMEVFKLSQGEYVAMESIESKYLQWPLITSKLQLDIFTSYLSSGRQLWVYGNGFESFLVAVVVPGRKALEDWAAEHHLTDDYKSLCQNLKARNYILDELNITGQKQQIWVSGNNFESFLAAVVTLVDRTDSGENHYDTESDLSELSNERAVMIMKDDDDDDLESGKPIAFTLENNLKVIS, encoded by the exons ATGATTGGAACTGTTGGTGCCCCCCTGACAACTATTGAAGCGCGGCTTGAGTCGGTCCCAGAACTGGGATATGATGCACTTTCTAGTGTGCCATGTGGAGAGATTTTCCTAGGAGGAAAAACCTTGTTTTCTGGTTACCACAAGCGACAAGATCTAACTGAAGAAGTCCTTATTGATGGGTGGTTCCGTACAG GTGATATAGGAGGATGGCAGCCTAATGGAGCAATGAAAGTTACAGACAGGAAAATGGAAGTATTTAAACTGTCTCAAGGTGAATATGTTGCTATGGAAAGCATTGAAAGCAAATACTTGCAATGGCCCCTTATCACATCG AAGTTACAGCTGGATATCTTTACATCTTACCTTTCATCTGGTCGGCAGTTATGGGTTTATGGGAACGGCTTTGAGTCATTTCTTGTTGCTGTGGTTGTTCCTGGCAGAAAGGCCTTGGAGGACTGGGCAGCTGAGCATCATTTAACTGATGATTACAAATCATTGTGTCAAAACCTGAAAGCAAGAAATTACATTTTGGATGAGCTCAATATTACGGGTCAGAAACAGCAA ATTTGGGTTTCCGGGAACAACTTTGAGTCGTTTCTTGCTGCTGTGGTGACTTTGGTGGACAGGACAG ATTCTGGGGAAAATCACTATGACACGGAGAGTGATCTCTCAGAACTCTCAAATGAGAGA GCAGTCATGATTatgaaagatgatgatgatgatgaccttGAAAGTGGAAAACCAATTGCATTCACTTTAGAGAATAATCTCAAAGTTATTTCCTAG